Proteins from one bacterium genomic window:
- a CDS encoding HIT domain-containing protein produces MERLWAPWRMAYIKDAAAAGDSDTECVLCRIAKEADKEEENLVVARGKHVFVVLNRFPYSNGHLMISPYKHVRDFSGLAPRAVTELVEYTQESINTLRRMSNPDGFNLGANLGRVAGAGIDFHLHMHVVPRWSGDTNFMPVLADVKVIAQALEETWRELRSHWQGG; encoded by the coding sequence GCGGCAGCAGGCGATTCGGATACAGAGTGTGTGCTCTGCAGGATTGCTAAGGAGGCGGACAAGGAGGAGGAGAATTTAGTTGTGGCAAGGGGAAAGCACGTGTTCGTGGTCCTCAACCGCTTCCCCTACTCAAACGGCCACCTTATGATTTCGCCATACAAGCACGTCAGGGACTTTTCGGGTCTTGCGCCGAGAGCGGTTACCGAGTTGGTAGAATATACCCAGGAATCCATCAACACGCTGCGCAGGATGAGCAACCCGGACGGATTCAACTTAGGCGCTAACCTTGGACGCGTTGCAGGCGCAGGGATAGATTTCCATCTTCACATGCACGTGGTTCCGCGCTGGTCCGGCGATACCAACTTCATGCCGGTACTTGCGGATGTGAAGGTAATCGCGCAAGCCCTGGAGGAGACATGGCGCGAGCTGCGCTCCCACTGGCAGGGCGGCTAG